In the genome of Bacillota bacterium, the window GCCCATTTCTTCGCCTGGTAACAAAAGCAAGTTTTGGGCTTTTGTCTCATCGCTTATCCCCGGGGTTGGCTACATGTACTTAGGTTTAATGAGACGGGGATTAGAAAGCATGATTTTATTTTTTGGTACCATTTTTGTCTCCTCCATCATTCATATGGATGAGTTAGTGCCTTTTGTTTTACCGGTTATTTTCTTTTACTCCATATTTGATACCCAAAGATTGGTAGGGCAAATGATTGATGGTTATCAAGTAAGGGACCAGGCACTGCTTGACTGGGAAAAAATAGGCAGTAGGAGCACCATAATAGCTTACGTTCTCATTGGGCTGGGAACACTTGCCTTGTTAAACAACCTTTTGCCCCAGGTGTTTTTTTATAACGGCCTGGCTAACCGCCTGGTGCCTCCACTTCTTATTCTTGGTCTGGGTATATTCATTCTTTATCGCAGTACGCGTAAAGGGGGAAGCGAAGATGGAATCTAAAAAGAAAATTAAAGTAGGACCGGTCACATTGGCTCTGGGCCTTGTCTTGGGCGGCTTGATTCTATTGGTCTATAATTTTGGCGGCATGGAGTCCTTAGGGTGGCTTTGGCGGCTGTGGCCACTGCTGCTAGTTGGCCTGGGCGTGGAATACTTTGTGCGTAAGGCTACAGCAAAAGATTTGGAAATAAACTTTCATGTACCAAGTATATTACTCATAGTTTTATTGATCTTTGTAAGCGGAACCGCAGCGGCCGTTACCGGTGTCAGTGAAAGATTCGGAACTTTTATCGACAGCGGCTTTCTTGATGGCGGCCACGAATACAGCTCTACTTGGACGTGGAACAGTGATCCGGTAGAAGTAAAAGAGGGAGAAGATAGGCTGGTAATTAACCAACAAATAGGTACCATATCGCTACTTCCCAGTGCTGACGGAAAGCTCCACGTTACGTCTATCGGTAAGGCCAAAAGTGAAGATGTCCGCAGGGCTTTATCCAGTAACTATGATCCCCAAATAAATCGCGACGGCCAACTTTTAAGGGTATCGGTGCCCCGCCCCCGAGAGTTTGAAGATAGAGACTACACTGTTGATCTGACAGTTAAAGTACCGGCTGGTATACCCGTTGAGGCGTCCAGCGACTTGGGCAAGATAGATTGTAGTGAATTAGACAATGACGTTAAAGTCTCCACCAAATTGGGTGCACTGGTATTGCGAAATATAGCGGGAGATATTGATGCCAGGACCCGTGGCGGAGAAATCAAGTTGTTAGATCCCAAGGGAAATGTTCTGGCTGAGAGCGATTTAGGCACAGTTTCTTTGCGGTCCCAAGAAGCCCTTTTCGGGGAATATAGTCTAAAAAGTAATTTGGGCAGTGTCACTTTTCGTGTCCCCCAAGAATCTAATCTGTTGGTGGATGCCAGTACCGATGTGGGGGATGTAAATGTATCGGTACCTTCTTCAAATAATATTGCCACCACCAGGTCAGGACCGTCACATGAAGCTCATTTCCAATTGGGGGAAGGTAAGGGAAATGCAAATATAAAAGTAAATACAGGATCTGTGGACATTAATGTCCATTAATTTAAATTCTTAAGACTCCCACTTCTATAAGTGGGAGTTCCTCTTTTTACTTCAGGTGGGTTGGAATCCCACCAGTTGGGGACATTCCTCCGCAGGAGGTGTGTCCCCTTTCCTCTTAAGCCCCGATGTTCAGCTTTAGCTGAACGAATTCACTTAAAGAAACTCTTAAGTCATTAACCAAACAACTTATGTATTCCGAGTAATTTACCAGACATAATAATCACCGTAACTATCAAGAAAACCCGAATATATTTATCACCTTTGGAAACGGCAAATGCACTTCCCAAGTAGGCCCCTACTGCATTTCCGGCGGCAAGAGTGAACCCTAAAATCCAGTCTACTTTACCACTGAAAATAAAAATAAGCAGTGATGAAAGCATGTATATGGCAACTACCAATACCTTTAAGCTGTTTATTTTGACCAGTGACATACCGGTTATCAATGTTAGAGTGGCAATGATTATAAAACCAACACCGGCCTGAATAAAACCACCGTAAAAACCCACACCAAAAAATGTGATTGCAGCAAGCGTTAATTGCATGGGGCTGAAATTTTCACCTTCGCCCTTGCCCTCGGTATTACCATTATCTGTTTCCATTTCATGTTGTTGGATATCTATATTGTCTTGTTTCTTTTTTAGTAGTTTTTGTTCCGGACGCCATAAAATTAAAACCAATACGGTTAACATGATAACAGCTAATGTTTTATTGAACATTTCATCCGATAGTGTAATGGCAAAGTGCGCGCCGGCAACGGAACCTAAAATCGCTGGTATGCCAAGAATTACACTTAGTTTGGGGTAAAAATATCCCTTATGGCGGAAGTAACTGATGGCCACAATATTTTGTACCATTAGGGCCACGCGGTTGGTACCGTTAGCGACCGCCGAAGGCAACCCCATGAAGATAAGTACCGGCAGTGACAGTAGTGAACCTCCTCCACCCACGGTATTTAAAATGCCGGCGACCAATCCGGTGGAAAAAATCAAGAGTACTTGTGTGGCGGTCATGTTGTCAAACTCCTTGTTTATCTAAAAATGATAGAAGTTGCTGCCAGTTATCAATTATGTCTGTCGGGGACTCTTTTTGTAGCTTTGCCATGCCGGATACACCCCAGGTTACACCTATAGTTTTTACGCCGGCTTTCTTCCCGCACTGGATGTCAAAAGGACTATCACCCACATAAACTGCATCTTTAGGATTTGCTCGTAGATTATCAAGAGCTCTTAATACCGGTTCCGCTTCCGGTTTGGCGCGGGGAACGTCTTCCAGTGCAACCAATGTTTCAATGAAGCTGTCAAAACCGGTTAACTTAATTCCTCTTTCTGCCATAACACGACGTTTGGATGTGACAATTCCTAAACGGTACCCTTTCTCTTTTAAACTTTTTAACATTTCGGTTGTTCCCTGGTATTCATCTAAATAATCATCATGAATAGCATCTTGATGTTCCAGGTACCGGTTAAATAGTTCTTTACCCCTGCTACCGCCCAAATGGTTACAAATATCATGCAGCGGAAGGCCTACCGTGGACAGAACCTCTTCATGGTTAAAGTGTAAATCCATTTGAAGCATGGTTGCCTGGAATGTTTTTAGTATTAACGGTAGTGAATCCACCAGCGTACCGTCCAGGTCGAATAACACAGCTTTGTAGTTAAATGATCTCACCCCTTCCTCAATTCCCGATTTATTGTACCATAATAATCCCTAAAAAACACTTGATGGTAGCGGTAAACACTCATAAGTATACTAAAATTCATTGCAGGTCAGGTATTCGGTCTTGCAGAATAACTATAATAATTCTTGTTTACTGCTGTTTCCTGTTGACCATATTTACAAGGTAAAGGGGGGCAGAGCATTTAAAATATAACTATAAAAAGTTGTAAATAACCATTTGCTATTTATAGATATTAATGCCAATAAATGCTATACTATAAATAGTAAAGGTGTGATTATATGAACTACTATCCAATCGGTGAGTTTGCAAAAAGAATCAATGTAACTCATCAAACTTTAAGAAACTGGCACAACGAAGGTAAACTTATTCCTGCTTACATCAGTCAAGGCGGTCATAGATATTACAGTGAAGATCAGTTAAGACAAGTACTAGGTGTTACCAAACCATCAAAGAATAGAATTACTGTTGGTTACTGTCGGGTAAGTAGTCAAAAACAAAAAGATGATTTAGAAAGACAAATTCAAAATATGCAAACTTATTTATTGGCTCAAGGAAAACCTTACGAGATTATTTCTGATATAGGTAGTGGGATTAACTATAAGAAAAAAGGGTTACAGGAACTAATTAGACGTATTTTACACAACGAAGTAAATAAAGTGGTTATAATCTATAAAGACCGTCTCTTGCGTTTTGGTTTTGAACTAGTAGAATTTATTGCATCACTGTATAACTGTGAAATTGAAGTTATCGACCACACAGAAAAGACAGAAGAACAGGAATTAGTTGAAGATCTAATTCAGATTGTGACTGTCTTTAGCTGTCGGTTACAGGGCAAACGAGCGAACAAAGCCAAGAAACTCCTGCAGGAGCTGAAAGAAAATGATTAAAGCATTCAAGGTTCAACTCATACCAACAAAAGAGCAGGAAGAGAAATTTCGCCGGTCAGCAGGGGTAGCTCGCTGGGCCTATAACTATGCACTGGGTAAGCACTTAAAGAATTTTGAAGAAGGTAATAAATTCATTCGCGAAGGGGAAATCCGCAAAGAAATAACAACCTTAAAAAAGACTAATGAATACGCATGGTTAGGCGATGTATTAGCCCAAATACCCAAGCAGGCCGTAAGGGACTTAGACCAAGCCTACAAACGTTTCTTTAAAATTCAGCAGGAAAACACAGAAAAATACACTCCCAAGACCATCGAAAAAGCCAAGAGAACTGGTAAAAAACTCACCGCTTATGACTTAAATGGTCATCCAAAGTTTAAGAGTAAACATAAGAGTAGGCCGAGGTTTTTTCAGCGCGAGGACAAGCTGGTAATCTTTAACGGCAAGGCCAGATTGGAGAAAATCGGTTGGGTTAAAATCGCGGAAAAAGATCGTATTCCAGCAGGCAAATACAGCAATCCACGAATAAGCTTTGACGGGTTCTACTGGTATCTTTCCGTTAGTATTGAGCTAGAAAATAACATTAACTATCAACCTAAAACCGAAGGCATTGGCATTGACGTAGGAGTAAAGGATTTAGCCATTCTCAACAGCGGCGAAAAAATAAAAAACATTAACAAAACAAAAGAAATTCGCCGGTTAACTAAAAAACTAAGACGATTGCAGCGCCAAGCAAGTCGGCATTATGAAAAACTCAAAAAGGGTGGTGAGAACCGTTACAGAAAGACTTGCAACCTATTAAAACTGGAAAAGAAAATCCTTTCTGTTCACCGGAGGCTAAAAAATATCCGCCTTAATCACGTTCATCAGGCCACAGCCAAGCTGGTGAAAGCCAAGCCAGCTTTTATTGCCATCGAAGACTTAAACATTAATGGCATGATGAAAAACAAGCACTTAGCTCGCGCCGTTCAAGAACAAAAACTTTATAAATTTAAGCGTCAGCTAAGTTATAAATGTGATTGGAACGGAATCCCACTGGTACTGGCAGACCGGTTCTATCCCAGCAGTAAGCAGTGCAGTCAATGTGGTTCAATAAAGAAAGACCTGAAATTATCTGACCGTACTTATTATTGCAAGCATTGCGGCTTGAATATTAACCGGGATGTAAACGCCAGTATTAATCTCAAACACTACGGATTAAAACAATTCGCAAGTTAGCATCTAAAAGCACTTGCGGATATGTACCGATTCGTTAGTCGGGAATTTAAGCCTTTGGAGAGCTATATCAAACGGGAGTAGCTTCGGCAAAACCGGGCTCGATGAATTAGGAAGTGAAAACTTGTAAGTTTTTATAGGTTTTCTGTAACGGAATCCCTATGGTATCAAAGACAAAAGTTGAATATTGTCTCCAAAAAAAAGACTTCGATTATTTATTGACTTTGGCCCGGAAAGATAAGCGGGTGGTACGTCATATTTTTCGGTATTTATACAGCGTTGATGAACTGGTGCGTAAAAGGGCCATAGAGGCATTGGGTATGGTAAGCAGTGTAATTGCCGAGCGCGATACGTGGTCGGTGAGAAATATACTGCGACAGCTCTTATGGTCGGTTACCGAGGAATCGGGCGGCATTGGCTGGAGTGCCCCGGAAGCCATGGCTGAAATAGTAAAAAAATGTCCGGAAGAGTTCTATGATTATGGGTCCATTGCCGTATCC includes:
- a CDS encoding sulfite exporter TauE/SafE family protein translates to MTATQVLLIFSTGLVAGILNTVGGGGSLLSLPVLIFMGLPSAVANGTNRVALMVQNIVAISYFRHKGYFYPKLSVILGIPAILGSVAGAHFAITLSDEMFNKTLAVIMLTVLVLILWRPEQKLLKKKQDNIDIQQHEMETDNGNTEGKGEGENFSPMQLTLAAITFFGVGFYGGFIQAGVGFIIIATLTLITGMSLVKINSLKVLVVAIYMLSSLLIFIFSGKVDWILGFTLAAGNAVGAYLGSAFAVSKGDKYIRVFLIVTVIIMSGKLLGIHKLFG
- a CDS encoding IS200/IS605 family element transposase accessory protein TnpB is translated as MIKAFKVQLIPTKEQEEKFRRSAGVARWAYNYALGKHLKNFEEGNKFIREGEIRKEITTLKKTNEYAWLGDVLAQIPKQAVRDLDQAYKRFFKIQQENTEKYTPKTIEKAKRTGKKLTAYDLNGHPKFKSKHKSRPRFFQREDKLVIFNGKARLEKIGWVKIAEKDRIPAGKYSNPRISFDGFYWYLSVSIELENNINYQPKTEGIGIDVGVKDLAILNSGEKIKNINKTKEIRRLTKKLRRLQRQASRHYEKLKKGGENRYRKTCNLLKLEKKILSVHRRLKNIRLNHVHQATAKLVKAKPAFIAIEDLNINGMMKNKHLARAVQEQKLYKFKRQLSYKCDWNGIPLVLADRFYPSSKQCSQCGSIKKDLKLSDRTYYCKHCGLNINRDVNASINLKHYGLKQFAS
- a CDS encoding IS607 family transposase — encoded protein: MNYYPIGEFAKRINVTHQTLRNWHNEGKLIPAYISQGGHRYYSEDQLRQVLGVTKPSKNRITVGYCRVSSQKQKDDLERQIQNMQTYLLAQGKPYEIISDIGSGINYKKKGLQELIRRILHNEVNKVVIIYKDRLLRFGFELVEFIASLYNCEIEVIDHTEKTEEQELVEDLIQIVTVFSCRLQGKRANKAKKLLQELKEND
- a CDS encoding HAD-IA family hydrolase; the encoded protein is MEEGVRSFNYKAVLFDLDGTLVDSLPLILKTFQATMLQMDLHFNHEEVLSTVGLPLHDICNHLGGSRGKELFNRYLEHQDAIHDDYLDEYQGTTEMLKSLKEKGYRLGIVTSKRRVMAERGIKLTGFDSFIETLVALEDVPRAKPEAEPVLRALDNLRANPKDAVYVGDSPFDIQCGKKAGVKTIGVTWGVSGMAKLQKESPTDIIDNWQQLLSFLDKQGV